The genomic window GCCGGTGCCGTGCGGCAGCAGCGAGGAGCCGCGCACGCCCTGGTCGGACTTCTTCGCATCGATGCCCAGACGCACCGCCACGTCCACCGACTCGGCGAACTTGGCCTTGGCGTTGTCCTTGACGATCTTCAGGGCTTCGTCCAGGCCATAGGTCTTGCCCGGCTGTACTGCCGCCTGGGCAGCCTTCATACGCTTGGTAATCTTTGCCATGTCTTAGCCCTCCACCACGAAGCCCATGCTGCGCGCGCTACCGGCAATGGTGCGCACCGCAGCGTCCAGATCAGCGGCCGTGAGATCCGGCTCTTTCTGCTTCGCAACGTCTTCGAGCTGCTTGCGGCTGATCTTGCCGACCTTGTCGCTGTTCGGCTTGGACGAACCCTTGGCGATACCGGTGACCTTCTTGATCAGCACGGAGGCGGGCGGGGTCTTGGTGATAAAGGTGAAGCTACGGTCCGAATAGGCGGTGATGATCACCGGAATCGGCAGACCCGGCTCCATCTTCTGCGTGGCGGCATTGAACGCCTTGCAAAATTCCATGATATTCAGGCCGCGCTGGCCGAGGGCCGGGCCCACGGGCGGCGACGGGTTGGCCTGACCGGCCTTGACCTGCAGCTTGATGTAACCGACAACTTTCTTTGCCATTGGATTTTCCTCGCGAGTTCAAGCGCCTTGCGGCTCCTCGCAGTGCACATTCCCTGGTGGGAGGGGACTTCGCGATCCTGCGAATTCCAGAAATACGGACACGCCGAGTCAAAAGACCCCGGCGTGAACCGCGTAGTTTAGAGATGAAACGGGCTTTAAGCAAGCCCTGTGCCGAAAAGCGATCTCAGGCCTTTTCGACCTGGCCGAATTCGAGCTCAACCGGGGTGGAGCGGCCAAAAATCAGCACGGCTACCCGCAGGCGGCTCTTTTCGTAGTTAACTTCCTCGACCACGCCATTGAAGTCGTTGAACGGACCATCGGTGACGCGGACCATCTCGCCCGGCTCGAAAAGCACCTTGGGCTTAGGCTTCTCCACGCCCTCGCGGACGCGGCTGAGGATGGTTTCAGCCTCGCTGTCGCGGATCGGCAGCGGGCGGTCGGCGGTGCCGCCGATAAATCCCATCACCTTGGGAGTTTCCTTGACCAGATGCCAGGATTCGTCGTCGATACGCGGGGCCTTGCCCTCGGTATCCGTCTCGATCTGCACCAGAACATAGCCCGGGAAGAACTTCCGCTCGCTACGGCGCTTTTGGCCACTGCGCATTTCGACCACTTCTTCGGTAGGTACCAGCACCTCACCGAACTTCTCTTCCATACCAGCGCGATGAATGCGCTCAACCAGGGACTTCTTTACCTGGTTCTCAAAGCCGGAATAGGCATGAACGACGTACCAACGCTTGCTCATCGCACGCTCCTTACGAACCTAGCTTGAGCAGCCAGTCGAGCACGACCGACTTCAGGATAAGGTCAATCAGACCCAGCAGCAGAGACAGCACGATGACCACAACAATGATGATGCCGGTGGTCTTGATCGTCTCGTCGCGTGTGGGCCAAACGACCTTGCGCATTTCGAATTGCGATTCGGCCAGGAAGTAACGGGCGCGGCGGCCAGGAGCCGTAAAGGCCGCAATGGCCAGCGCCGCGACAACCGCGACCAGAATGGTGATCAGGCGCAGCGGGGACGCCGCACCGATGTTGCCGAGGTAGGTGTATCCCACGATGCCAGCCGCCAGCACCACAACGGCCAGCACCAGCTTGCCGATGTCGGCGCCGCTTGTGCCTTTGGTCTGTTCAGCCTTGGTATTCATGCGCATCGTGCGGATGCTTGATGCAATCTGCCTGCGGCCGATTGCGACACATCCGCCATCATTCCTCGGAAGATGGCACGCCAGGAGGGACTCGAACCCCCAACCTGCGGTTTTGGAGACCGCTGCTCTGCCAATTGAGCTACTGGCGTACGTTTTGGTAACTAAAAGTGAAGTCGCTCGCTTTGCCGGCTGTAAAGCTGCGCTTTGCGCTGCGAGGGCTAAGCGACTGCCCCACCCTCGCGCTTCACAGCCCGCATCACGGGCGACTTCTCATTTTACAGCTTACTTGGTGATCTTGGCGACGACACCGGCGCCGACCGTACGGCCACCTTCGCGGATCGCGAAACGCAGACCTTCCTGCATCGCGATCGGCGCAATCAGCGACACCGAGATCTTCACGTTGTCGCCCGGCATCACCATCTCCGTACCTTCCGGCAGCTTGATCGCACCGGTCACGTCCGTCGTACGGAAGTAGAACTGCGGGCGGTAGTTGCTGAAGAACGGCGTATGACGGCCACCCTCTTCCTTCGACAGCACGTAAATCTCGCCTTCGAAGTCAGTGTGCGGCGTGATCGAACCCGGCTTGGCCAGCACCTGGCCGCGCTCCACGTCTTCACGCTTCGTGCCGCGCAGCAGCAGACCCACGTTATCACCCGCCTGGCCCTGATCCAGCAGCTTGCGGAACATTTCAACGCCCGTCACCGTCGTCTTGACCGTCGGCTTCAGACCCACGATCTCGATTTCGTCGCCAACCTTGATGATGCCCGTCTCCACACGACCGGTCACCACCGTGCCACGGCCAGAGATCGAGAACACGTCTTCCACCGGCATCAGGAACGCCTTGTCCAGCACGCGCACCGGCTCCGGAATGTAGCTGTCCAGCGCGTCCACCAGCGCAATGATCGCCGGCACGCCGATTTCCGACTGGTCGCCTTCCAGCGCCAGCTTGGCCGAACCCTTGATGATCGGGGTGTCGTCGCCCGGGAATTCGTACTTGCTCAGCAGCTCACGCACTTCCATTTCCACCAGCTCGAGCAGCTCGGCGTCGTCCACCATGTCGGCCTTGTTCAGGAACACGACGATGTACGGCACGCCCACCTGGCGGCTGAGCAGGATATGTTCACGCGTCTGCGGCATCGGGCCGTCCGCGGCCGAGCACACCAGGATCGCGCCGTCCATCTGCGCCGCACCCGTGATCATGTTCTTCACGTAGTCAGCGTGGCCCGGGCAGTCCACGTGTGCGTAGTGGCGGTTCGGTGATTCGTATTCCACGTGCGCCGTCGAGATCGTGATACCGCGCGCCTTTTCTTCCGGCGCCGCGTCGATCGCGTCGTATGCCTTGAACTCACCGCCGAATCGCTCTGCGCCAACCTTCGTCAGCGCCGCCGTCAGCGTCGTCTTGCCGTGATCCACGTGACCAATCGTGCCCACGTTCACGTGCGGCTTGGTGCGTTCGAATTTACCCTTTGCCATGAGCGTCAAATCCCGATGGAATCAGTGAGTGAGAGAAAGCCTAAACCAAGGTTATCAGGCGATACCGCGGTAGCCGTTTGCGGTGGTGCTCATGACTGGAATCGAACCAGCGACCTCTTCCTTACCAAGGAAGTGCTCTACCGACTGAGCTACATGAGCACAAAAAAACACGGCGACGAGATCAATGGAGCGGGAGACGGGAATCGAACCCGCACCATCAGCTTGGAAGGCTGAGGTTCTACCATTGAACTACTCCCGCCCTGTGCGGAACTCGTCTAACGGACCGCAACAGCGTACTTCCATTCGCCTTTGCGACCTTACTTACCAGCCCAGCCGGGTTGCCCGCGACAGTGACTGGTGGAGGGAGGTGGATTCGAACCACCGAAGGCGTAAGCCAGCAGATTTACAGTCTGCCCCCGTTGGCCGCTTGGGTATCCCTCCAACAAAGAACGGCTATTGTGTGGATCGGAGCCGGATGTGTCAACACCTTGACGATACTGAACGGCCATTTTTTCGAGATTTTTCCAACCAAACCGACGGCTCGGTTCAGTCGTTTCCTGCACCACGCGTATCGACCAGTTGCTCCATGCTCTTGGAGAGCTCAAGCAGATGCAGCGCCTTCTCTTGAAGACGTCGCTCATTGTCGTCGCGCGGAGTCCATTGCGGCACCGGCGTAGGCTTTCCATCCGGCTTGTCCAGCGCGACAAACACCATCACACAGCTGGTCGCCAAACGCTCTTCGCCGGTACGAAGATCACGCGCCAATACGTCCACCGCCATCTGCATGCTGGAGCGGCCGGTATGGATCAGCTTGGCCCGCACCGCAACTAGATCGCCAATCAGGATCGGCTTGACGAACTGGATGCCGCTGACCGCAGCCGTCACACAATAGGCTCCGCTCCAGCCTACGGCGCAGGCATAGCCGGCCTGGTCGATCCACTTCATCACCATGCCGCCGTGCACTTTGCCGCCGAAGTTGACGTCAGTGGGCTGGGCGAGAAAACGGAAAGTCACTTCATGTTGCTGGCCTGACATGCGATCTCCAACGGACTGAGCCAACGACCGAAAGGTTGCATTATGCCCTCTTGCCGCGCGCAACCGGCAGAATCATTTTCATCGGCGTTACCCGCAGACCATGGTGCGCGACCTGCTCTGGTCCGGTAGCGCGAAAACCAAAACGCAGATAGACAGGAACAGCGCAGCGCGTGGCATTTAGCGTAAAACGACGCGTCCCGGCACGACGAATGGCGTCCCGCATCGTCCGCTCCCATAAACGGCGGGCAATGCCGCGTCCCTGGTAACGCGTACCGACGAAAAAATGGACCAGATGGCAATCGTCTCGCATGCCCGAAACACCCACTAGCACATCCCCCAGATAGGCCAGATGCAGCCGCTGCCCCTGCACAATTTTCTCGCGCAGGAATGTCGTTGCGACGCGTGAAATAAAGGCCTTTCCGGCCTTGCGCGATTGATCTGGCAACACCCACTGCCGCACCACTCGACGTATCAGGATCGCGACAGCAGGCGCGTCTTCAGGCCGCGCCAGACGGATACGCAACACCTGTCCAGACATAGGAAAGTCCACGTAATGAAGTGCTTCTAGCGTGGCAAGAATCAGCGCATGAAAAAAGCCCCGCTTGAGCGGGGCTTTCATGTTCGCTGATCAATGCCTTAGACGTTGAACAGGAAGTGCAGCACGTCGCCATCCTTCACGACGTAATCCTTGCCCTCCTTGCGCAAACGGCCTGCCGCAGCAGCACCAGCCTCGCCCTTGAACTGGATGAAGTCGTCGTAGCCCACCGTTTCCGCACGGATGAAGCCGCGCTCGAAATCGGTGTGGATCACGCCTGCCGCCTGCGGTGCGGTGAAGCCGCGCTTGATGGTCCAGGCGCGCACTTCCTTCACACCGGCGGTGAAGTAGGTTTGCAGATTGAGCAGCTTGTAGCCGGCGCGGATCACACGATTGAGGCCAGGCTCTTCCAGGCCCAAATCCTTGAGGAACTCGTCACGATCGGCGTCGTCGAGCTGCGAAAGTTCTTCCTCGATGGCGGCGCATATCGGCACGACTTCAGCGCCTTCAGCGGTTGCGCGGGCGCGCACGGCGTCGAGATGCGGATTGTTCTCGAAACCGTCTTCGCGCACGTTGGCGATGTACATCAAAGGCTTCAGCGTGAGCAGGAACAGGTCGCGCACCAACGCCTTTTCGTCGTCATCCAGACCCAGGCTGCGTGCGGTCTTGCCTTCGTTGAGGCCAGCGGCAAGCTTTTGCAGCACCGGCTTTTTGGCCACGGCTTCCTTGTCGTTGGCTTTGGCAGCACGTTCGGCGCGATTCAATGCCTTCTCGACGGAATCCAGGTCGGCCAGCGCCAGCTCGGTATCGATGGTTTCGATATCGGCGATCGGATCCACCTTGCCAGCGACGTGCACGATGTCGCTGTGCTCGAAGCAGCGCACGACATGGGCGATGGCATCCACTTCGCGAATGTGCGCCAGGAACTTGTTGCCGAGGCCCTCACCCTTCGAGGCACCGGCCACCAGCCCTGCGATGTCGACGAATTCCACCGCGGTGGGAATGATCTTCTGCGGATTGACGATATCCGACAGCGCCTGCAAGCGCGGATCCGGCACCGGCACCACGCCCACATTCGGCTCGATAGTGCAGAACGGGAAGTTGGCCGCAGCGATGCCGGCCTTAGTGAGTGCATTGAACAGGGTGGACTTGCCGACGTTAGGCAGGCCGACGATGCCGCATTTGATACCCATGAGGAAATCCGTGAAGTCGGCGGATACGCCGCCAGTCAATGGTGAATGTCAGACCCGGAACCGTGATCAGCGAAGAACAAGCCTCGCGATACCAGCTCATGCCGTCTTGGTGTGCAGCTGTTGCATGGCTTTGTCGAACTGTCCGTCGACAGCCAGCGGCAGCACATCGAGCGCGCGAGCCATGCCGCCGATTATCGCATCTTCATCCTTCGCGGAAGGACGGCCGAGCACCCAAGGTGTCACCTTATCTTTGTGACCAGGATGGCCTATGCCGATGCGCAAGCGGTGAAACTTGGCGTGACCAAGGTGCGCAATCATGTCGCGCAGGCCGTTCTGGCCGCCATGTCCGCCATCAAATTTCATGCGGACGGTACCCGCATCGAGATCGAGGTCGTCATGCGCGACCAAGCACTCATCCGGCTCGATCTTGTAATAGCGCAGCGCCGAGACAACAGCGATGCCGCTCTTGTTCATGAAGGTGGACGGCTTGAGCAGCCACACCGGCTGGCTGCCGATGCGCACCTTGCAGGTTTCGCCGTGCAGCTTGCCGTCGAAACCGAAACGCTCGCCCTGCCCCGACGCCAGAGCGTCAACAAACCAGAACCCGGCGTTGTGCCGGGTTCTGAGGTATTCGGCACCGGGATTGCCCAGTCCGACGATGAGTCTTAGACCTGCCATGTGTCGGGTAGCGATATGGGCGCAAGAGTGGCCCCTCACCCTAGCCCTCTCCCTGACAGGGAGAGGGGGCAGGAAGCCGCAAACGGCTTACTTCTTCGCAGCGTCGCCGGCGGCCGGCTTGGCGTCGCCTTCGGCACCTTCGGCAGCCGGGGCTGCGTCGACTTCTTCCTGCACGAACGCAGCAGTGACCACAGCCACGTCGTGATCGGCACCCAGGTGCAGCGACGGGATTTCAACGTTGGCCGGCAGCTTGATCTCCGCCAGGTGGACGATGTCGCCGGGCTTGAGGTCGATCAGGTCGAGCTCGATGAACTCCGGCAGATCCTTCGGCAGGCAGGACACTTCCACTTCGTTGAGGTTGTGCGAGATGACCACACCGGCGGTCTTGCCGGCCGGGGACTTCTCCTGATTCAGGAAGTGCAGCGGCACGTTCACACGGATCGCTTCGTTCTCGTTGATGCGCAGGAAGTCCATATGCAGCATCTGCTGCTTGAACGGGTGCTTCTGCCAATCGCGCACCAGCACCTTCTGCACCTTGCCGTCGACGTTCAGGTCGAGCACCGAGGAGAAGAACCACTCGTGCTTGGCGGCGAGCAGGATGGTGTTGTGCTCGATCTGGATGCTTTCAGCGGGCTGGCCCGCACCGTATACAACGGCCGGCACGAAAGCCGCGTGACGCAGGCGGCGGCTCGCACCTTTCCCCTCGTCCTTGCGGCTCTGAGCCAGAATCTCATGAGTCTTAGCCATGTCAGTATTGCCTTGATTTAGGAAACCGCCTCGCGGCGATTGAACTGACTCCCCCGCGACCAGAGGAGCCGAATGATCCGCTTGCGCGGACGGAAAAGCGGGTAAGTATACAGAAAACCGCACGCCATGGCTTCCTCTACCCTGCAGGGGAGAGGGCTGAACTGAGGGGTCAACCTCGCCAGGGGAGCCGTCCGAAGCGCGATCTCATTGAAGTTTGGGGTAAGCCTTGCCCCCCACCTCTACCCTCTCCTTGGAGGGAGAGGAAGAAAAGCGAGCTGGGCTTAGTCGATGTAGAGCGAGCTCACCGACTCGCCAAAGGCGATACGGCGGATCGTCTCGGCCAGCAACTCGGCCACCGAAAGCTGGCGGATCTTGGCGCAGGCCTTGGCGTCATCGCGCAGCGGCAAGGTATTGGTGACCACCAACTGGTCGAGCTGGGAGCCTTCAATATTGCGGATGGCCGCACCGGAGAGCACCGGATGCACACAGTAGGCCACCACTTTGCGAGCGCCGCGCTCCTTCAGGGCAGCGGCAGCGGCGCACAGGGTGCCGGCAGTGTCGACGATGTCATCGACCATCACGCAGGTTTTGCCTTCGACGTCGCCGATGATGTTCATCACCGTGGCCACGTTGGCCTTGGGACGGCGCTTGTCGATGATGGCCAGGTCGGCATCGTCCAGGCGCTTGGCGATGGCACGGGCACGCACCACGCCACCCACGTCCGGACTGACCACGATCAGGTCGTCCATGCTGTGGTTACGCCAGATGTCGGCCAGCAGGATCGGCGAGGCGTAGACGTTGTCCACCGGCACATCGAAGAAGCCCTGGATCTGATCGGCATGCAGATCCACCGTCAGCACGCGATCCACGCCAGCGGTGCCAATGAGGCGGGCGACGAGCTTGGCGGTGATCGGCACGCGCGCTGAGCGCGGACGGCGATCCTGACGGGCATAGCCGAAGTACGGCATGACGGCGGTAACGCGGGATGCCGAGGCGCGCTTGAGGGCATCGACCAGGGTCAGCAGTTCGAACAGGTTCTCGGCACTCGGCGCACCCGTGGGCTGCAGCACGAACACTTCCTGGTTACGAACATTCTCTTCGATTTCAATCTGAACTTCGCCGTCGCTGAACTTGCCGACGAGTGCCTTGCCTAGCGGCACGCCCAATCGATGAGCGACATCTTCAGCCAGGCCACGGTGAGCGTTGCCGGCAAACAGCATCGGGCTGGACGTATCCACGGTTGTTTCCTCAGAAACCAGGCCATTGTATGAATGGCTGGGGCGGTAGGATTCGAACCTACGCATGCGGGAATCAAAATCCCGTGCCTTAACCAGCTTGGCGACGCCCCAGTGTTACTACTCGTTTGTATTGTGCTTCCCGGCCGACTCAGTCCGTTGCAGCATGACGCACCAGCGCCCTGCGCAACGGCGATAACCCAACACCTTCGGCCACCCAGGCCGTGAACGTTGCCGGGCAGCGCCTGGCGACTGCCTCAGCCCGCTCGGGCGTTACCGTTTCGAGGAAAACACAACCACCGCTGCCGGAAAACCGAGCGTGGCCGTGGCTTCCGAGCCAGTCCCACGCCGCGGCAACCCGAGGGTAGCGCGTGCGAACGACTGGTTCGAACACGTTCTCCAACGTTTCGCCGGAAGCAAAGAAGGAAATTGTCGCCGGGGGCGCATATCGTGTCAATTCAGTTGCTTGAAATATTTCGTCGATCGGCACGTATTCGTGTGCATCGAGCAGTACGTACCAGCGTCGCGGCAACTTGACTGGCCTGAACCTGTCGCCGGATTCGGAGGCTTGCACGGTACGGCTGCGCACGAATACGGACACGTCCGAACCGAGTTCATCTCCCAGCTCCGCCAATTCATCCGCACTCAGGCCGAGGTGCCAGATATGGTTCAGGGCCACCAGCACGGTGGCCGCTATCGAATTTTCCCTACCGATACCGACGCCATCCGGAACGCGCAGGTCGATCTCGATATCCGCACCAGCTTGAATACCGGCATGGTCACGCAATCGTTTCGCTGCATGCAGTGCGCAGTCGAGTTGAGGGCGGCAGTCGATCACGTCGTCTTGGCGCGTACGAACACGTACCTCATCGCCTGAGTCGAGCAATTGGATGATGCGCTGAGGCTTATTCGGCAAGAACAGATCGATCTTTGCGGGTGCCGGCCAGACGGTCCATTCGTTTGCCGGCGGAGAGGCCAGCTTGCGCGACATGAATACGCGCAAGCTATCGGGAAACCCGTTTTCGCGATCGCGGTCGCGCGCATACGCAAAGTCGGGATCATGCTTGTCGACGACCTCGAACCCATGACTTACGTAGAACGGCGCGTTCCAGGGCACATCCTCCAAGGTGCCAAGATCGACACGGCGATAGCCAGCGGCCCTCGCCCATGCACAGGCATGCTCTAGCAATGCGGCTCCGATGCCACGACGGCCATAGGCCGGCAGCACATCGATCTCGGCGATACCCGCTACGTTGCTGCCTTCTTCGGTATCGAGCCAGATGAAACCTACTGGCTCATCGTTGCCTTCAGGCAATGCCACCCAAACGAGCCCTCGCCGGATTTCTTCTGCAAGTTGTTCAGGCGGAATGGATATGGCGGAGTAAAAAGGCCACGCCTTGTGCCCGCGAAACAGTTCGACAGCGGCGCGTTCAATGGCGCAGATAGCGTCGACTTGGCTGATGACAGCGCGTTCAATGCGAAAGGATGACAACTTACTGCATGCTCCACGAGTTGATCTTCAATCGCACCTTATAGGGCGGTTTGTCAGCAAATACCTTGACGGGCAACGGCGGTTGGCGCGTCGTATCCCATACGGGATAACTCACCGACCAGCCATCCTGTTGCAATAGCGATGGCAATTTGTTGTCGCCAAAGCTCAGTGCAGCACCAGCGCCTTGGGCACGCACGCCCAGCACCCAGGCGCGCAGCTCATCCAATGGGATGTCCCACCCCATGGCGCGACGCATCAGCGCCTCTGCACTTGCTCCTTGCAGCGGACCGCCATCCACGCCTTCCAGCAAGGCCCCATCGGGACCACCGGTGAGATGAACGCTCTTGCCGGTGATCGGATAAAGCACCGTGAAATCGTAGTGCTCACCGTTTTGAATCCAGGTGAGCGTACCACTGCCACCGTCCTTGCCGTTCGAAACCGAAATAAGTCCTTGCAGCGTCCAGTGATCGGCATTCGCCAGTTGCTGCTCACGCGCGGCTTGCTGCGCCAGCGAAACGGCATCGCCCTGGTTGCGCACCAATTGCTTTTGCGGCACGCACGCAGCCAGCAACAGCGGCGCAAGCGCCGCGAGAAAACGGAGAGATGATTTCATGGCTCAAGACGCTTCAAGGTTTGTTGCAGGGTGCTGTTGTGAGGATCCATGCGACGCACTTCGTCGAAAACCTGCTGCGCCTGCTCGTGATGGCCCTGCTTCCATAGCACTTCGCCCAGATGCACGCCGACATCAGCATCCTTGCCGTTCTGCCATGCGCCACGCAATACCTGAGCCGCTTGATCGAGGTGGCCCAGGCGGTATTGCAGCCAACCCCACGAATCGGCAATGGAGGGATCATCTGGTTTTGCGGCGCGCGCGGCGGCAATCAGTTTCTCGGCTTCCGGCAGGTCGCGCCCGGCATCGGCCAGCGTGAAACCAAGTGCATTGCTGGCGTCAATGTCGTCCGGCTTGATTTGCAGCAAACGGCGGAAATCAGCTACCGCCTGATCGATTTTGCCGATCTCTGCATAGGCCAGACCACGCCCGTACAGAAGATCCGGATCATCCGGCACGACTTGCAAGGCGTGGCTGAAAGCATCGGTTGCTTCGGTGTAACGTTTTTCGCGCAGATACAGGTCAGCATCCACCTCATACGCACGGCGCAGCTGTGCCGGCTGGTCGAGGTAATCGGTCTGCATCTCAGCCAGTTGCTGATGTGCCTCGGCGCTGCGTCCCAGATCTTGCAGCAGGATGGCCGTGCGCAGATCGGCATCGAAGGCGTGATCGTCGTCGTCCGGCACCTGGTCATACCATTTCAGCGCTTCTTCCTTGCGACCCAGCACTTCGGCAAGCTGCCCAAGCAGATAGGCACTCGCAGTACGCACATTGTCGGGTGCCTGCGAGAGCTGCTTGTAGACCTGCTCCAGTGATTTGTTGTCCTTGGCGCTGGCTGCAAGCGCGGCACGCATGGCGTAGGTCTGCGCGTTCTGCGGCCCCTTCTCCAGCATCTTGGCGGCCTGGGCGTA from Dyella caseinilytica includes these protein-coding regions:
- a CDS encoding tetratricopeptide repeat protein — protein: MLSGTVKFKQVRQYVAVGLVALGVAGCASLPNRAGETPASSPQPLARMTVATPDLDHDLLAQLMAGELALSSADLKAASQAYGKAMRISNDPEVAGKATALAIAIHDPNAANQAIGRWQALGASPAQLAQARAELAVEQGQTEEAKRQLSLLLASGDKDAWRMFGRVLIGSRDAALASSLLQSLATPDRLPPDPKAWLAMSELGEQLGRHAYAQQLADGAMKRFGTAETYAWAAQLKLNNGDRTGGLNLLKQAQVKDPTNIGLRLTYASVLGQSGDYAQAAKMLEKGPQNAQTYAMRAALAASAKDNKSLEQVYKQLSQAPDNVRTASAYLLGQLAEVLGRKEEALKWYDQVPDDDDHAFDADLRTAILLQDLGRSAEAHQQLAEMQTDYLDQPAQLRRAYEVDADLYLREKRYTEATDAFSHALQVVPDDPDLLYGRGLAYAEIGKIDQAVADFRRLLQIKPDDIDASNALGFTLADAGRDLPEAEKLIAAARAAKPDDPSIADSWGWLQYRLGHLDQAAQVLRGAWQNGKDADVGVHLGEVLWKQGHHEQAQQVFDEVRRMDPHNSTLQQTLKRLEP